In Cytobacillus oceanisediminis, the following proteins share a genomic window:
- the mtnN gene encoding 5'-methylthioadenosine/S-adenosylhomocysteine nucleosidase, whose amino-acid sequence MKIAIIGAMEEEVTLLRDKIEDRHQETIAGCEFTAGKMNSADVVLLRSGIGKVNAAMSTAILLERYKPDYVINTGSAGGFNPELNVGDTVISTEVRHHDVDVTAFGYEYGQVPQLPPAFEADGSLVQIAEACAKEIGDIQVVRGLIATGDSFMNDPARVDYIRDKFTDLQAVEMEAAAVAQVAHQFQTPFVIIRALSDIAGKESDVSFEQFLEKAALHSATLVMKIVDALKQ is encoded by the coding sequence ATGAAAATAGCTATTATTGGAGCAATGGAAGAGGAAGTTACTTTACTTAGAGATAAAATAGAAGACAGGCACCAGGAAACCATCGCCGGATGCGAGTTTACAGCAGGTAAAATGAATAGCGCGGACGTTGTGCTTCTCCGTTCAGGAATAGGTAAAGTAAACGCAGCCATGTCTACTGCTATTCTTTTGGAGAGATATAAGCCGGATTATGTAATCAATACCGGTTCTGCTGGAGGCTTTAATCCTGAACTGAATGTGGGCGATACGGTAATCTCAACAGAGGTTAGGCATCATGATGTAGACGTTACCGCTTTTGGCTACGAATATGGCCAGGTGCCGCAATTGCCGCCTGCTTTTGAAGCAGATGGCAGTCTGGTGCAGATCGCTGAAGCGTGTGCAAAGGAAATCGGGGATATCCAGGTTGTCAGAGGGCTAATTGCAACAGGTGATTCCTTCATGAATGATCCGGCAAGAGTGGATTATATCCGTGATAAATTTACAGATTTGCAGGCAGTAGAAATGGAAGCAGCGGCGGTGGCACAGGTTGCTCATCAATTTCAGACTCCTTTTGTTATCATTCGTGCACTCTCTGATATTGCTGGAAAAGAATCCGATGTTTCATTTGAGCAATTTTTGGAGAAGGCGGCACTTCATTCCGCTACGCTGGTAATGAAGATTGTGGATGCCCTAAAGCAGTAA
- the sigK gene encoding RNA polymerase sporulation sigma factor SigK: protein MSGILTALGFLVKEIVFLVSYVKNNAFPQPLSPADEKKYLRLMAAGDAHARNMLIEHNLRLVAHIVKKFENTGEDSEDLISIGTIGLIKAIESYSEGKGTKLATYAARCIENEILMHLRALKKTKKDVSLHDPIGQDKEGNEISLIDVLKSESEDVINTIQLNMELEKVKEYIDVLDDREKEVIVGRFGLDLQKEKTQREIAKELGISRSYVSRIEKRALMKMFHEFYRAEKEKRKNNS from the coding sequence ATGTCCGGTATTTTAACTGCACTCGGGTTTTTGGTTAAGGAGATTGTGTTTCTTGTATCTTATGTAAAAAATAATGCATTTCCTCAACCGCTGTCTCCTGCAGATGAAAAGAAATACCTGCGATTGATGGCTGCAGGCGATGCGCATGCCCGTAATATGCTTATTGAACATAATCTAAGGCTGGTCGCCCATATTGTTAAGAAATTCGAAAACACAGGCGAGGATTCTGAAGATCTGATATCAATAGGGACAATCGGACTGATAAAGGCCATCGAGAGCTATTCGGAAGGAAAAGGCACAAAACTTGCCACCTATGCAGCCCGCTGTATTGAAAATGAGATACTGATGCACTTGCGGGCACTGAAGAAGACGAAAAAAGATGTATCCCTTCATGATCCCATCGGGCAGGACAAAGAAGGGAACGAAATATCCCTTATTGACGTTCTTAAGTCGGAATCTGAGGATGTTATTAATACGATTCAGCTAAATATGGAGCTGGAAAAAGTGAAGGAGTATATTGATGTTTTAGATGATAGAGAAAAAGAAGTAATTGTCGGCAGGTTCGGGCTTGACCTGCAAAAAGAAAAAACACAAAGAGAAATTGCCAAAGAGCTTGGCATCTCAAGAAGTTATGTCTCCCGTATTGAAAAGAGGGCACTGATGAAAATGTTCCATGAGTTTTATCGGGCGGAAAAAGAAAAAAGGAAAAATAACAGCTAA
- the pssA gene encoding CDP-diacylglycerol--serine O-phosphatidyltransferase produces MFLQDVLDLTIKKLKAQTANILTLSNLFLGCFAILFSINDNLKLSVLLIFIAALADRFDGMAARKMNIESDLGKQLDSMSDIISFGVAPALLLYLGVLYDFGAPGAFLTALYIGCGALRLARFNICENNGYFTGLPITAAGCLATLCFLAVPYWPSPLFLFIMLTLSILMISPFRLKKV; encoded by the coding sequence ATGTTTTTACAGGATGTTCTTGATTTAACCATCAAGAAGCTAAAGGCACAGACAGCCAATATCTTAACTCTGTCTAACCTGTTTTTAGGGTGCTTTGCTATTTTATTTTCTATTAATGATAATTTGAAATTGAGTGTGCTGCTGATCTTTATTGCAGCTCTTGCTGACCGTTTTGATGGGATGGCAGCAAGAAAAATGAATATTGAATCGGATTTAGGAAAGCAGCTGGATTCCATGAGTGATATTATTTCTTTTGGCGTTGCTCCTGCACTGCTCCTATACTTGGGCGTCCTTTATGATTTTGGGGCACCAGGTGCCTTCTTAACTGCTCTATATATCGGATGTGGAGCTTTGCGGCTTGCACGTTTTAACATCTGTGAAAATAATGGCTATTTTACAGGCTTGCCGATAACGGCTGCCGGCTGTCTGGCCACTTTATGCTTTCTGGCAGTTCCATATTGGCCTTCGCCTTTATTTCTCTTTATAATGCTGACACTTTCCATTTTAATGATAAGCCCTTTCAGGCTGAAAAAAGTGTAA
- a CDS encoding M3 family oligoendopeptidase, with translation MTVTAYSSVWDLDVFFKDGSDSAEFDQHLQETRKHIDSFFNQIHNWQPANSAADAAEISEIIELFQQTARKVRQAGAFVSCLQAQNTEDKKAKDLRGATTELSAVFQNALTAFDQKLASLEQSSWEQIINDKFLNELSFVLNERRENASERLSQEEETVINALAVDGYHGWGQMYDVIVGNIKIPYTENGEIKQLSVGQAANKFSSPDRNLRKEVFDNWEKSWNGQSDYLSKTLNHLAGFRLNVYKLRGWNDFLKEPLDLNRMKKETLDTMWDVISRNKAPLVKYLERKAKLLGLEKLSWYDLDAPLSKSETKLTYQQGADFILEQFAHFGEEMTAFSKKAFEEKWIEAEDRPGKAPGGFHTYFPESSQSRIFMTYSGTPSNVSTLAHELGHGFHTYAMRDLHLLNRNYAMNVAETASTFAEMIVSDAAVKNAGSEEEKLALLEDKVQRSVALLMNIHARFLFETRFYEERKRGNVSADRLNEIMTGAQKEAYGSALDEYHPSFWASKLHFFITGVPFYNFPYTFGYLFSLGIYAQALKEGKGYEEKYIALLKDTASMTVEDLAMKHLNADLTKPEFWESAVQLCMDDVEEFLALTEN, from the coding sequence ATGACTGTAACGGCCTATTCGTCAGTATGGGATTTGGATGTCTTTTTTAAGGATGGAAGCGACTCAGCAGAATTTGATCAGCATTTACAGGAAACAAGAAAGCATATTGATTCATTTTTTAATCAAATACATAACTGGCAGCCTGCTAATTCAGCTGCAGATGCAGCTGAAATAAGTGAAATCATTGAGCTTTTCCAGCAGACGGCAAGAAAAGTGCGCCAGGCTGGTGCTTTTGTAAGCTGTCTTCAGGCCCAGAATACCGAGGATAAGAAAGCGAAAGATCTTAGAGGGGCAACTACGGAACTTAGTGCAGTTTTTCAAAACGCTTTAACGGCATTTGATCAGAAGCTTGCAAGTTTAGAACAAAGTTCTTGGGAGCAAATTATAAATGATAAGTTTTTAAATGAACTCTCATTTGTATTAAACGAACGCCGCGAAAATGCTTCAGAAAGACTTTCGCAAGAGGAAGAAACTGTCATTAATGCTCTTGCTGTTGATGGTTACCACGGATGGGGCCAGATGTATGACGTAATAGTAGGAAATATAAAAATCCCTTACACTGAAAATGGCGAGATAAAGCAGCTTTCAGTTGGACAGGCTGCTAATAAGTTTTCAAGTCCTGACAGAAATTTGCGCAAGGAAGTTTTTGATAATTGGGAAAAATCATGGAACGGCCAGTCTGACTATTTATCTAAAACCTTAAATCATTTAGCCGGTTTTAGATTAAATGTTTATAAATTAAGAGGCTGGAATGACTTTCTCAAAGAACCTCTGGACTTAAACAGGATGAAAAAAGAAACTCTGGATACAATGTGGGATGTAATTTCCAGAAATAAAGCACCTCTTGTTAAATATTTGGAGAGAAAAGCAAAGCTTTTAGGCTTAGAAAAATTAAGCTGGTATGACCTGGATGCCCCGCTCTCCAAGTCAGAAACAAAATTAACTTATCAGCAGGGTGCAGACTTTATCCTTGAGCAGTTTGCTCACTTTGGAGAAGAAATGACAGCCTTTTCTAAAAAAGCGTTTGAAGAAAAATGGATTGAAGCAGAGGATCGTCCAGGAAAGGCGCCTGGCGGATTCCATACCTACTTCCCTGAAAGCAGCCAATCAAGGATATTTATGACATACTCAGGGACACCATCCAATGTTTCAACCCTGGCACATGAACTGGGGCATGGTTTTCATACATACGCAATGAGGGACCTACATTTACTGAATCGAAATTATGCCATGAATGTTGCTGAGACAGCTTCTACTTTTGCAGAAATGATTGTCTCTGATGCAGCAGTGAAAAATGCAGGGTCAGAAGAAGAAAAACTGGCGCTTTTAGAAGATAAAGTGCAAAGGTCTGTTGCGCTGCTAATGAATATCCATGCACGATTCCTGTTTGAAACACGATTCTATGAAGAAAGAAAACGGGGAAATGTAAGTGCGGACCGTCTGAATGAAATCATGACGGGTGCCCAAAAAGAAGCTTATGGCAGCGCACTTGATGAGTATCATCCATCTTTCTGGGCTTCAAAGCTCCATTTCTTTATTACTGGCGTGCCGTTTTATAACTTCCCATATACTTTTGGATATTTGTTCTCGCTTGGAATCTATGCACAGGCTCTTAAAGAAGGAAAAGGGTATGAAGAAAAATATATAGCATTATTAAAGGATACAGCATCGATGACAGTCGAAGATTTGGCTATGAAGCATTTAAATGCTGATTTAACAAAACCTGAGTTCTGGGAAAGTGCCGTTCAATTATGCATGGACGATGTGGAAGAGTTCCTGGCATTAACAGAAAATTAA
- a CDS encoding nicotinate-nucleotide adenylyltransferase produces MEKVGILGGTFNPPHLGHLIIANEVMSSHGLDEVWFMPNHEPPHKKRSDNVSSSDRTEMLKLALHSHPGFKLELIELEREGPSFTYDTIRILKENYPQTQFYFIIGADMVEYLPKWHNIDKLLELITFIGVRRPSYNLQTPYPILYADVPEMGISSSMIRSRVKEGGTIRYLVPDAIRSYIKENHLYES; encoded by the coding sequence ATGGAAAAAGTAGGCATACTCGGAGGGACCTTTAATCCGCCTCATTTAGGCCATCTCATCATCGCGAATGAGGTAATGTCTTCCCATGGTTTGGATGAAGTCTGGTTTATGCCGAACCATGAACCTCCCCATAAAAAGAGGTCTGATAATGTCAGCAGCAGTGATCGTACAGAAATGCTGAAACTGGCATTGCATAGTCATCCCGGCTTTAAATTGGAATTGATTGAGCTGGAGCGCGAAGGTCCTTCATTTACCTACGATACAATCAGGATTTTGAAGGAAAACTATCCTCAAACGCAATTTTATTTTATTATTGGAGCTGACATGGTTGAGTATCTGCCCAAGTGGCATAACATTGACAAACTTCTTGAATTGATTACCTTTATAGGAGTGAGGCGGCCATCTTACAATTTGCAGACTCCGTATCCGATTCTTTATGCTGACGTGCCGGAAATGGGGATATCCTCCAGTATGATCAGAAGCCGTGTAAAGGAAGGCGGAACTATTCGCTATCTGGTACCGGATGCTATAAGGAGTTATATAAAGGAGAATCATTTATATGAATCGTGA
- a CDS encoding YrhC family protein — MKNEAKHLFEKMVDFKRFAISMLAVGSFFYIGLIIPDTANAVSDLYIMAGSSSAFLFGSILFFILSKRCRSKLNETDKGQEYLMRK, encoded by the coding sequence ATGAAGAATGAAGCAAAGCATTTATTTGAAAAAATGGTGGATTTCAAGCGTTTTGCAATTTCTATGCTTGCTGTCGGATCATTTTTTTACATTGGTTTGATTATCCCTGACACTGCAAATGCAGTTTCTGATTTATATATAATGGCTGGATCTTCTTCAGCTTTCCTCTTTGGCTCAATCCTTTTCTTTATCCTTTCAAAACGATGCAGAAGTAAATTGAATGAAACGGATAAAGGCCAGGAATACCTAATGAGGAAATAA
- a CDS encoding F510_1955 family glycosylhydrolase — protein sequence MKQGRTILAVLLLLLAAGCSAEEEQSKKTADEPSSKTSDEADYTIIEASAQQIEHIQGIGYPGNDTGLYLSSSDGLKFFKDGIWHETTALNHYYMGFQAVKDGFIVSGHPDKNSVIKNPLGIVKSTDKGASLKNLAFSGTSSFPFLAAGYDTNIIYMINQENSDELEAGVYRSQDAGKTWDPVSLNGLEADTLGMIAAHPTHPEIMAMSTRSGIFFSQDKGETVKLVSEPIMATALTFTENSLYYAYADQEKVQMSKIDLTTMENSQIKIPFLSYDNPITYISADNKSKGKLAISTYLKDLYESADSGENWQLLLKNGRIE from the coding sequence ATGAAACAAGGCAGAACGATTTTGGCAGTTCTCCTGTTATTGCTCGCAGCTGGCTGTTCTGCTGAGGAAGAGCAAAGTAAAAAAACTGCTGATGAACCTTCAAGTAAAACTTCAGATGAGGCTGACTATACTATTATTGAGGCATCAGCTCAGCAAATCGAGCATATTCAAGGAATAGGATACCCGGGAAATGATACTGGACTCTATCTATCATCCAGCGATGGCTTAAAGTTTTTTAAAGATGGCATTTGGCATGAGACTACTGCCCTTAACCATTACTACATGGGTTTTCAGGCAGTCAAAGATGGATTTATTGTCAGCGGCCATCCTGATAAGAACTCTGTCATAAAAAACCCTCTTGGTATTGTGAAAAGCACTGATAAAGGAGCTTCCCTCAAGAACCTGGCTTTTAGCGGAACAAGTTCCTTTCCTTTTTTGGCTGCCGGCTATGATACAAATATAATCTATATGATCAATCAGGAAAATAGCGATGAGCTTGAGGCAGGTGTCTACCGTTCTCAGGACGCAGGCAAAACATGGGATCCAGTCAGCTTAAATGGGCTTGAGGCCGACACACTTGGTATGATCGCGGCACATCCAACTCATCCGGAAATCATGGCTATGTCCACAAGAAGCGGCATCTTCTTCTCACAGGATAAAGGTGAAACTGTAAAATTAGTATCTGAGCCAATCATGGCTACAGCCCTCACTTTCACGGAGAATAGCTTGTACTACGCGTATGCAGATCAGGAAAAGGTTCAGATGAGCAAAATCGATCTTACAACGATGGAAAACTCACAAATTAAAATTCCTTTTCTCAGCTATGACAACCCTATTACATACATTTCTGCCGATAATAAATCTAAGGGAAAGCTTGCTATTTCAACCTATCTCAAAGATTTATATGAATCTGCAGACAGCGGTGAGAACTGGCAGCTTTTATTAAAAAATGGAAGAATAGAATAA
- a CDS encoding YrrS family protein — MKGNSRESRFGKREKRKKTNIVLNSLIALVIVLIIFVSAKIFFGGNNDQALPADEQTASENESKQNENNQEDQGNDVEKDKEDENIDNDSEEEEKEAEENEAEEESEEDKEQVVTEGGSGPDVEKTIENPAWKPVGTSQSGEHTAVYDQNHVDWQEMLSAIQYATGIEQGNMTVWFLGNNGPNSSVGTISTKDQSEKYRVYIDWVDGEGWKPSKVEVLNEIN, encoded by the coding sequence TTGAAAGGAAATAGCAGAGAATCCCGTTTTGGAAAACGGGAAAAAAGAAAAAAAACAAATATCGTTTTAAATAGTCTTATTGCACTTGTTATCGTCTTGATTATTTTTGTCTCTGCCAAAATATTCTTTGGCGGAAATAATGACCAGGCACTGCCTGCTGATGAACAGACAGCATCTGAGAATGAATCGAAACAAAATGAGAATAACCAGGAAGACCAGGGCAATGACGTGGAGAAGGATAAAGAGGACGAGAATATAGATAATGATTCCGAAGAGGAAGAAAAAGAGGCAGAAGAAAATGAAGCGGAAGAGGAATCAGAAGAAGATAAAGAACAAGTCGTAACAGAAGGCGGAAGCGGGCCTGATGTTGAAAAAACGATTGAAAATCCAGCATGGAAACCAGTCGGCACATCTCAGTCCGGAGAACATACTGCTGTCTACGATCAAAATCATGTGGATTGGCAGGAAATGCTCAGTGCCATTCAATATGCTACAGGTATTGAACAGGGCAATATGACTGTTTGGTTCCTTGGCAATAATGGGCCAAACAGCTCTGTTGGGACAATTTCCACAAAAGATCAAAGCGAAAAGTACCGAGTCTATATTGACTGGGTTGACGGAGAAGGCTGGAAGCCATCCAAAGTGGAAGTTTTAAATGAAATAAATTAA
- a CDS encoding sporulation histidine kinase inhibitor Sda, which translates to MRKLSDELLIESYYKAKELQLSKDFIRLIETEIHRRSLSNRIKVTS; encoded by the coding sequence ATGCGTAAACTGTCAGATGAATTACTAATCGAATCATATTATAAAGCAAAGGAACTGCAGCTTAGCAAAGACTTCATTCGTTTAATCGAAACAGAAATCCACCGTCGCTCACTATCAAACAGAATAAAAGTTACTTCTTAA
- a CDS encoding YqeG family HAD IIIA-type phosphatase, with amino-acid sequence MLKQFLPDQHVKSIFEITPHSLLEKGVKGIITDLDNTLVEWDRPNATPKLISWFEEMKQSNIKVTIVSNNNENRVKAFSHPLDIPFIYQARKPMGRAFRRALSEMELRKEETVVIGDQLLTDVLGGNRSGFHTILVVPVAQTDGFFTKFNRLVERRILNWFRKKGMIQWED; translated from the coding sequence GTGTTAAAGCAATTTTTGCCTGATCAGCATGTTAAAAGTATATTTGAAATAACTCCCCACAGTTTACTGGAAAAGGGAGTTAAAGGAATTATCACGGATTTGGATAATACATTAGTCGAATGGGACAGGCCAAATGCAACACCGAAGCTGATTAGCTGGTTTGAAGAAATGAAGCAAAGCAACATCAAGGTTACTATTGTGTCAAATAATAATGAAAATCGGGTTAAGGCTTTTTCTCACCCCCTTGATATTCCATTTATTTACCAGGCTAGAAAGCCAATGGGCAGGGCCTTCCGAAGAGCTCTATCAGAGATGGAGTTGAGAAAAGAAGAAACAGTTGTGATTGGTGATCAATTGCTGACTGACGTCCTGGGGGGAAATAGAAGCGGCTTCCATACTATTTTGGTCGTGCCTGTAGCACAAACTGACGGATTTTTTACAAAATTTAACCGGCTGGTGGAAAGACGAATATTAAATTGGTTCAGAAAAAAGGGAATGATTCAGTGGGAGGATTAA
- the yqeH gene encoding ribosome biogenesis GTPase YqeH — MSEEQFVCIGCGVKVQTENPEELGYAPQSALQKETIICQRCFRLKHYNEVQDVSLTDDDFLKILNEIGQSDSLIVKIVDIFDFNGSWLPGLHRFVGSNKILLVGNKVDLLPKSVKTNKLINWMKQESKQLGLKPEEVYLASAAKGYSINEIAAAIDHYREGKDVYVVGCTNVGKSTFINRILKEVTGEGDVITTSHFPGTTLDIIEIPLSDGKALVDTPGIINHHQMAHYVDKRDLKVITPKKEIKPKVYQLNEGQTLFFGGLARFDYIAGGRRSFVCHFSNELTIHRTKSEKADELYRNHAGEMLTPPREEQMETFPELVKHEFTIKEPKTDIVFSGLGWITVNEGGAKVAVYVPKGVHAMIRKSLI; from the coding sequence GTGAGTGAAGAGCAATTTGTTTGCATAGGCTGTGGAGTTAAAGTTCAAACAGAAAATCCTGAAGAGTTGGGCTATGCTCCTCAATCAGCTCTGCAGAAGGAAACGATTATTTGCCAGCGCTGTTTTAGGCTGAAACATTATAATGAAGTTCAGGATGTAAGCTTGACTGATGATGATTTTCTGAAGATCCTGAATGAAATTGGACAAAGTGATTCACTCATCGTGAAGATTGTGGACATCTTTGATTTTAACGGGAGCTGGCTTCCGGGGCTTCACCGTTTTGTAGGCAGCAATAAAATTCTGCTTGTCGGTAACAAAGTTGACCTTCTTCCAAAGTCGGTGAAAACAAACAAGTTGATTAACTGGATGAAGCAGGAATCAAAACAGCTGGGGTTGAAACCGGAAGAAGTATATCTGGCAAGTGCTGCGAAAGGGTACTCCATTAACGAGATTGCAGCAGCTATCGACCATTATCGGGAAGGAAAAGACGTGTATGTAGTAGGATGTACAAATGTAGGTAAATCCACATTCATCAATCGTATATTAAAGGAAGTAACAGGTGAGGGCGATGTCATCACAACTTCCCACTTCCCGGGCACAACTCTTGATATTATCGAAATACCTTTATCTGATGGAAAAGCTTTAGTAGATACTCCGGGTATAATAAACCATCATCAAATGGCCCATTATGTAGATAAAAGGGATTTAAAGGTTATAACACCTAAAAAGGAGATAAAGCCTAAGGTTTACCAGCTGAATGAAGGGCAGACTCTGTTCTTTGGCGGACTGGCAAGATTCGATTACATTGCTGGGGGCCGACGTTCATTTGTTTGCCATTTCTCCAATGAACTAACTATTCACCGCACCAAATCAGAAAAAGCCGATGAGCTATATCGGAATCATGCGGGAGAGATGCTCACACCTCCAAGAGAAGAACAGATGGAAACCTTCCCGGAGCTTGTGAAACATGAATTCACAATAAAAGAACCGAAAACAGATATAGTATTTTCAGGACTTGGCTGGATTACAGTAAATGAAGGCGGGGCCAAAGTAGCTGTTTATGTTCCTAAAGGAGTACATGCCATGATAAGGAAGTCTTTAATTTAG
- a CDS encoding phosphatidylserine decarboxylase, whose protein sequence is MLKPVYRLLIELTNGRWTSGLLQKFAKSNLSRRVIPSFTRIYNINESEMEKNLHEYPTLHEFFIRRLKEGARVTDVSPDSAVSPVDAVIEDVGSIREDRIITVKGKNYSISEMLGENKAGKYAGGTYMIFYLSPSHYHRIHSPVTGKVADQWILGLKSFPVNKWGLKYGRDTLSKNYRSITEVRHGDAAIAIVKVGAMFVNSIELTHEGDQLEKGKEMAYFTFGSTVILLFEQGKFELEKSIRTPAHIKVGERIGTLM, encoded by the coding sequence TTGTTAAAACCTGTATATCGCCTGCTGATTGAATTGACAAATGGAAGATGGACATCCGGGCTGCTGCAGAAATTTGCAAAATCAAATTTGAGCAGGCGGGTCATTCCGTCATTTACAAGGATTTATAATATAAATGAGAGTGAAATGGAAAAAAACCTGCATGAATATCCAACACTTCATGAGTTTTTCATTAGAAGGCTAAAAGAAGGTGCAAGAGTAACAGATGTGAGCCCTGACTCTGCAGTCAGTCCTGTAGATGCTGTAATCGAAGATGTTGGGAGCATCCGTGAGGACCGTATTATTACAGTAAAAGGAAAAAATTATTCCATCTCTGAGATGCTGGGTGAAAATAAAGCAGGAAAATATGCGGGCGGCACTTATATGATCTTTTATTTAAGTCCGAGCCACTATCATAGGATACACAGCCCGGTCACTGGAAAAGTAGCAGATCAATGGATTCTTGGGCTGAAATCTTTTCCGGTCAACAAATGGGGATTAAAATATGGAAGAGATACACTATCCAAAAATTATCGGAGCATAACTGAAGTGAGGCATGGTGATGCAGCAATCGCGATTGTGAAGGTTGGCGCTATGTTTGTAAATTCCATAGAGCTTACTCATGAAGGGGATCAACTTGAAAAAGGAAAGGAAATGGCCTATTTTACGTTTGGCTCTACTGTCATTCTCTTGTTTGAGCAAGGGAAATTCGAACTTGAAAAATCAATCAGGACTCCTGCTCACATTAAAGTAGGGGAGCGGATTGGGACGCTAATGTGA
- a CDS encoding YrzA family protein, with translation MNFQFDLIEDKVEFYEAPDLKELEKKINAQIEHNKAILLTVHHVSHQMHLDENGRTYYSAVVHFKAKK, from the coding sequence ATGAATTTTCAGTTTGATTTGATAGAAGATAAGGTTGAGTTCTATGAGGCTCCTGATTTAAAAGAGCTTGAAAAGAAAATAAATGCGCAGATTGAGCATAATAAAGCAATTCTTTTAACCGTCCATCACGTTTCCCATCAAATGCATCTCGATGAGAATGGGAGAACGTATTACTCGGCAGTGGTGCACTTTAAGGCAAAAAAATAA
- a CDS encoding shikimate dehydrogenase — protein sequence MKKLFGVIGDPISHSMSPAMHNDLFNAYSIDAHYQPFHISRENLSDSIKGFRAMGIAGFNVTVPHKEAIIPLLDELDPLAEAIGAVNTVVNQDGKLIGYNTDGSGYVKGLLNQKQSIKDKKVLIVGAGGAARAIYFTIAKEGPELLDICNRTPQRAEQILNDCPFRVPARVLNRQDAEESLETYDLIVQTTSIGMHPEIGQSPLTVHKLKPEAFVSDIIYNPLETRLLMEAAAKGAGIQNGIDMFVYQGALAFEMWTGIGPDIERMRHKVLNQLGGLSC from the coding sequence TTGAAAAAGCTGTTTGGGGTGATTGGGGATCCGATTTCCCATTCCATGTCCCCTGCTATGCACAATGATTTATTTAACGCTTACAGTATTGATGCACATTATCAGCCATTCCATATATCCAGGGAAAATCTGTCGGATTCTATTAAAGGATTCAGGGCAATGGGCATTGCGGGATTTAATGTTACAGTACCGCATAAGGAGGCTATCATCCCTCTTTTAGATGAACTGGACCCCCTGGCAGAGGCTATTGGAGCAGTTAATACAGTAGTTAATCAGGATGGAAAGTTAATAGGCTATAACACGGATGGGAGCGGGTATGTAAAAGGCCTGCTGAATCAAAAACAATCAATTAAAGATAAAAAAGTGCTCATAGTGGGAGCAGGCGGAGCTGCGAGAGCAATTTATTTTACAATTGCCAAAGAAGGTCCTGAGCTTCTGGACATTTGCAATCGGACTCCACAAAGGGCAGAACAAATTTTAAATGATTGCCCATTTCGGGTTCCTGCGCGGGTGCTGAACAGACAGGACGCAGAGGAAAGCCTGGAGACATACGATCTTATTGTTCAGACTACATCGATAGGGATGCATCCGGAAATTGGCCAAAGCCCGCTTACAGTACATAAGCTAAAGCCTGAAGCCTTTGTCAGTGATATCATATACAATCCTCTTGAAACAAGGCTTCTGATGGAAGCTGCTGCAAAGGGTGCGGGAATTCAAAATGGTATTGACATGTTTGTATATCAGGGAGCACTTGCTTTTGAGATGTGGACTGGCATTGGACCTGACATTGAAAGAATGAGACATAAAGTTTTAAATCAGCTGGGAGGTTTATCATGCTAA
- the yhbY gene encoding ribosome assembly RNA-binding protein YhbY: MLTGKQKRFLRSKAHHLNPIFQVGKGGVNENMIKQVGEALEVRELLKVSILQNCEEDRDTVAQQLSKGAKADVVQIIGNIIVLYKESKENKQIELP; the protein is encoded by the coding sequence ATGCTAACAGGAAAGCAAAAACGTTTTTTACGATCAAAAGCCCATCATTTAAACCCGATTTTCCAAGTGGGAAAGGGCGGGGTAAATGAAAATATGATTAAGCAAGTAGGAGAAGCACTGGAAGTCCGTGAATTATTAAAGGTTTCAATCCTTCAAAACTGTGAAGAAGACAGGGATACGGTGGCGCAGCAGCTGTCAAAAGGCGCAAAGGCTGATGTTGTACAAATCATCGGAAATATAATTGTTTTATATAAAGAATCGAAAGAAAACAAACAAATCGAATTGCCGTAA
- a CDS encoding YrzI family small protein, giving the protein MTLNILFLTVTIKKRQLSAEDVVREQMAKKIIDQNRDRQFSIYRPF; this is encoded by the coding sequence ATGACATTAAATATATTATTTTTGACAGTCACAATAAAAAAACGTCAATTATCAGCAGAAGATGTTGTTCGCGAACAAATGGCTAAAAAAATTATCGATCAAAACCGTGATCGTCAATTCTCTATTTACCGTCCATTTTAA